In Marivirga salinae, a single window of DNA contains:
- a CDS encoding tetratricopeptide repeat protein, which produces MKKLAFIFAFLLVAGLSFAQNKNVRKADRALENGDLQEAKELINEASEHEKTKDDPKTWYTRGTIYQAILNQEGYSKDLVVEASNSYDKVFELVSEGDKYFTLTDLKVQELWGGFINEGSEAYSAQNFEEAVAAFDKALLVLPKDTTATLYAGIASQQLKNNEAALKYYYRLIDLDYHEPDIYGSIISIERYANEDIEKALEVIGMAKKQFPENDEFNKQEINLLITAERVDEAKDKINEAIAKEPENANLYFNLGYLYEQLEQPEKAEEAYLKAIEIDPEYLDANYNYAVYYYNKAADLFKVARDMDLQTYRKKGKKIEEEAIGYLEKARPYFEKSLELAPEELAIIETLQTLYSQLGENKKAEEMMNKADELRKKDKTEEGQK; this is translated from the coding sequence ATGAAAAAACTCGCATTTATTTTTGCCTTTCTATTAGTAGCAGGACTTTCTTTTGCGCAAAATAAAAATGTCCGAAAAGCAGATAGAGCTTTGGAAAATGGTGATTTACAAGAAGCAAAAGAGCTTATTAATGAGGCATCTGAACATGAAAAGACAAAGGATGATCCTAAAACCTGGTATACTAGAGGTACTATTTATCAGGCTATCTTAAATCAAGAAGGATATTCTAAAGATTTAGTAGTGGAAGCTTCTAATAGCTATGATAAAGTTTTTGAATTAGTAAGTGAAGGTGATAAATATTTCACTTTAACTGACTTAAAAGTTCAAGAGCTGTGGGGTGGTTTTATTAATGAAGGTTCAGAAGCTTATTCTGCTCAAAACTTTGAAGAAGCAGTAGCCGCTTTCGATAAAGCTTTGTTAGTATTACCAAAAGATACAACAGCTACATTATACGCAGGAATTGCATCACAGCAATTAAAGAATAATGAAGCTGCCTTGAAATACTACTACAGATTGATAGATTTAGATTACCATGAGCCAGATATTTATGGTAGTATAATCTCTATTGAAAGATATGCTAATGAGGATATTGAAAAAGCATTAGAAGTTATTGGTATGGCTAAAAAGCAATTTCCTGAAAATGATGAATTTAATAAGCAGGAAATTAATTTATTGATCACAGCTGAAAGAGTAGATGAGGCAAAGGATAAAATTAACGAGGCCATTGCAAAAGAGCCTGAAAATGCCAATCTATATTTCAATTTAGGTTATCTATACGAACAACTAGAGCAACCTGAAAAAGCAGAAGAGGCTTATTTGAAAGCTATAGAAATCGATCCTGAATATTTAGATGCTAATTATAATTATGCTGTTTACTATTACAACAAAGCAGCTGATTTATTTAAAGTTGCAAGGGATATGGATTTGCAGACCTATAGAAAGAAAGGGAAAAAAATTGAAGAAGAGGCAATTGGATATTTAGAAAAGGCAAGGCCATATTTTGAAAAATCTTTGGAGCTAGCTCCTGAGGAATTGGCAATTATCGAAACCCTTCAAACACTTTATTCTCAACTAGGCGAAAATAAAAAGGCAGAGGAAATGATGAATAAAGCTGATGAATTGAGAAAAAAAGATAAGACAGAAGAAGGTCAAAAATAA
- the gyrA gene encoding DNA gyrase subunit A: protein MAEGENEKIIPINIEDEMRGAYIDYSMSVIVSRALPDVRDGLKPVHRRILFGMQELGLAHNRPYKKSARIVGEVLGKYHPHGDSAVYDTMVRMAQPWSLRYQMVDGQGNFGSIDGDSPAAMRYTEARLKRIAEEMLTDINKNTVDFQFNFDDSLKEPTVLPAKVPNLLLNGASGIAVGMATNMAPHNLTEVVNGINAYIDNNDITIPELMEHVTAPDFPTGAAIYGYQGVKAAFETGRGRIVMRAKAEIEVLKSGRERIIVTEIPYMVNKANMIEKTAAFVNEKKIEGISDIRDESDRNGLRIVYEIRKDAIPNVVLNNLYKHTQLQTSFSVNNVALVKGRPETLNLKDMIKHYVNHRHDVIVRRTKYELDEAQKRAHILEGYLIALDNLDAVIKLIRESRDPEIARNGLIEKFELSEIQAKAILDMRLQRLTGLEREKIISEYEEIKKLIEYLESILADEELRMKIIKDEMQEIQDRYGDERRTEIIHSAEEFTDEDMIPNEDVVITLSHQGYIKRTLLNEYKTQGRGGVGSKGAGSKDDDFTELLFVAKTHNYLLIFTELGKVYWIKVYRLPEGSKTSKGRAIQNLINIESEDSVRAVINVENLDDADYINNNFLVMCTEKGTIKKTTLEAYSRPRANGINAISINEGDRLLNVKLTNGDNNIIIAARSGRAIRFHESNVRPMGRTAAGVRGITLKDAKDIVIEMVAITRENANLLVVSEKGYGKRSDIEDYRITKRGGKGVKTLNVTEKTGELVAIKEVIDSDDLMIINKSGITIRMAVENLRVMGRATQGVRLIKVNEGDSISSVEKVEKIDEIEVEEEGEGTEDTPDNSNDENNSES from the coding sequence ATGGCTGAAGGAGAAAATGAAAAAATCATCCCAATTAATATAGAGGATGAAATGAGAGGCGCCTACATTGATTATTCAATGTCGGTTATAGTTTCTAGGGCTTTGCCTGACGTTAGGGATGGCTTAAAACCCGTACACAGAAGAATACTTTTTGGGATGCAAGAATTGGGTCTTGCTCACAATAGACCTTATAAAAAATCAGCTAGAATCGTTGGTGAAGTTTTAGGTAAGTATCACCCACATGGTGATTCTGCTGTTTACGATACCATGGTACGTATGGCGCAACCTTGGTCTCTTCGTTATCAAATGGTGGATGGTCAAGGAAACTTCGGTTCTATTGATGGAGATTCTCCTGCAGCCATGCGTTATACTGAGGCGAGACTGAAGAGAATTGCAGAGGAAATGTTGACCGATATTAATAAGAATACGGTTGACTTTCAATTTAACTTTGATGACTCACTGAAAGAGCCAACCGTATTGCCTGCGAAAGTGCCTAATTTATTATTGAATGGTGCATCAGGTATTGCAGTAGGTATGGCAACCAATATGGCTCCTCATAATTTAACTGAGGTAGTGAATGGTATTAATGCCTATATTGATAATAATGATATCACAATACCAGAATTGATGGAGCATGTAACAGCTCCTGATTTTCCTACAGGTGCAGCTATTTACGGCTATCAAGGAGTAAAAGCTGCATTTGAAACAGGTCGTGGGAGAATTGTAATGCGTGCCAAGGCTGAAATTGAGGTTCTAAAATCAGGTAGGGAAAGAATAATTGTTACAGAAATTCCTTATATGGTGAACAAAGCCAATATGATTGAAAAAACAGCGGCTTTTGTTAACGAGAAGAAAATAGAGGGAATTTCTGATATTAGAGATGAATCTGATAGAAATGGTTTAAGAATAGTTTACGAAATTCGTAAAGATGCTATTCCAAATGTTGTCTTAAATAATCTTTATAAACATACACAGCTTCAAACTTCATTTAGTGTTAATAATGTGGCCCTTGTAAAAGGAAGACCTGAAACACTGAATTTGAAGGATATGATCAAGCATTATGTTAATCACCGACATGATGTAATTGTCAGAAGAACCAAATACGAATTAGATGAAGCTCAAAAAAGAGCTCACATTTTAGAAGGATACCTAATTGCCCTTGATAATCTTGATGCAGTAATTAAATTAATTCGTGAGTCAAGAGATCCTGAGATTGCTAGAAATGGATTAATAGAGAAATTTGAATTATCTGAAATTCAAGCGAAAGCTATTTTGGATATGAGACTTCAAAGATTGACGGGTCTTGAAAGAGAGAAAATCATTTCAGAATATGAAGAGATTAAGAAACTCATTGAGTATTTAGAATCTATTTTAGCTGATGAAGAGCTAAGAATGAAGATCATCAAGGATGAAATGCAAGAAATTCAGGACAGATATGGTGATGAAAGAAGAACTGAAATCATCCATAGTGCTGAAGAATTTACAGATGAAGATATGATTCCAAATGAGGATGTAGTAATTACACTCTCTCATCAAGGATATATCAAAAGAACTTTATTAAACGAATATAAGACTCAAGGAAGAGGTGGAGTAGGTTCAAAAGGGGCAGGAAGTAAGGATGATGACTTTACTGAACTGCTTTTTGTGGCCAAAACACATAACTATTTACTCATATTCACTGAGTTAGGTAAGGTATATTGGATTAAGGTTTACAGATTACCAGAAGGTTCTAAAACCTCTAAAGGTAGAGCTATTCAAAACTTAATCAATATTGAATCAGAAGATTCAGTTAGAGCTGTTATAAATGTTGAGAATCTTGATGATGCAGATTATATCAACAATAACTTCTTGGTGATGTGTACTGAAAAAGGTACTATCAAGAAAACTACGCTTGAAGCATATTCAAGACCAAGAGCTAACGGTATTAATGCTATTTCAATTAATGAAGGGGATAGATTACTAAACGTGAAATTGACCAATGGCGATAATAATATTATCATTGCTGCGCGTTCAGGAAGAGCTATTCGCTTCCACGAAAGCAATGTGAGACCAATGGGAAGAACAGCTGCCGGAGTAAGAGGAATTACATTGAAAGATGCAAAAGACATTGTAATAGAGATGGTAGCCATTACTAGAGAAAATGCTAATCTGTTAGTAGTTTCTGAAAAAGGTTATGGAAAACGTTCTGATATTGAAGACTACCGTATTACCAAAAGAGGTGGCAAAGGTGTTAAAACTTTAAATGTTACTGAAAAAACTGGTGAGCTAGTAGCTATAAAAGAAGTAATAGACTCTGATGACTTAATGATCATCAATAAATCTGGTATTACTATTCGTATGGCAGTAGAAAATCTCAGAGTTATGGGAAGAGCTACACAAGGAGTTAGATTAATCAAAGTAAATGAGGGTGATAGCATTTCTTCGGTTGAAAAAGTTGAAAAAATCGATGAAATTGAAGTAGAGGAAGAAGGAGAAGGAACTGAGGATACTCCCGATAATTCAAATGATGAAAATAATAGTGAATCCTAA
- a CDS encoding iron-containing alcohol dehydrogenase yields MNAFEFKNPTKIIFGEGKTEKLADNIPAGSYILLAYGGGSIKKNGVYDQVIAATKDFKITEFSGIEPNPHFETLMKAVKIIRDEKIDFILAVGGGSVIDGCKFLSAAAFYEGDEWDLVSKGLSRKQEKVLPFGTVLTLPATGSEMNSGAVVTKVSTQEKRTFGGPQYFPVFSICDPSVIQSLPKRQIANGVVDAYTHTLEQYLTYQHDAILQDRIAEGILQTLIEIGPQVMEDPSDYKAASNFMWSATMALNGILRLGVPTDWATHMIAHELTALHGIDHARTLAIIAPNLYKKLFEDKKEKLVQYGKRVWGLNGESDSEIAEKAIEMTVSFFQSMGIDTKLSDYTSDYEKTAQTVYERFTERKWMGLGETQKVGPEMAKEIVEMSI; encoded by the coding sequence ATGAACGCATTTGAATTTAAAAATCCTACTAAAATCATATTTGGAGAAGGCAAAACAGAAAAACTTGCTGATAATATTCCAGCTGGAAGTTATATTTTGCTGGCTTATGGTGGTGGAAGCATCAAGAAAAATGGTGTCTATGATCAAGTTATTGCTGCCACCAAAGATTTTAAAATCACAGAATTTTCAGGTATAGAGCCTAATCCTCATTTTGAAACACTAATGAAAGCAGTGAAAATTATAAGAGATGAAAAAATTGATTTCATTTTGGCTGTTGGAGGTGGTTCAGTAATTGATGGTTGTAAATTCCTTTCTGCCGCAGCCTTTTATGAAGGTGATGAATGGGATTTAGTATCAAAAGGCTTGTCCAGAAAACAAGAAAAGGTCTTGCCTTTTGGCACAGTATTAACATTGCCCGCAACAGGTTCCGAAATGAATTCCGGTGCAGTGGTGACCAAAGTCTCAACTCAGGAGAAAAGAACCTTTGGTGGTCCTCAGTATTTCCCAGTATTTTCAATTTGCGATCCATCTGTCATTCAATCACTTCCTAAAAGACAGATTGCTAATGGAGTTGTAGATGCTTATACGCATACGTTAGAGCAATATTTAACTTATCAGCATGATGCAATATTGCAGGATAGAATTGCTGAAGGAATTTTGCAAACTTTAATCGAAATCGGGCCACAGGTGATGGAAGATCCATCTGATTATAAAGCTGCATCTAACTTTATGTGGTCCGCAACAATGGCTCTAAATGGTATTTTAAGGTTAGGAGTTCCTACTGATTGGGCAACACACATGATAGCTCATGAACTAACGGCATTGCACGGAATTGATCATGCTAGAACCTTGGCTATTATTGCACCTAACCTATACAAAAAGCTATTTGAGGACAAAAAAGAGAAGCTAGTTCAATATGGAAAAAGAGTTTGGGGATTAAATGGAGAATCAGATAGTGAAATTGCAGAAAAAGCAATTGAAATGACTGTATCCTTTTTCCAATCAATGGGCATCGATACGAAATTGTCAGATTACACCTCTGATTATGAAAAAACCGCTCAAACAGTTTATGAAAGATTTACAGAACGGAAATGGATGGGATTAGGAGAAACACAAAAAGTAGGGCCTGAAATGGCTAAAGAAATAGTTGAAATGAGCATTTAG
- a CDS encoding CDP-alcohol phosphatidyltransferase family protein, with protein sequence MPKIDKEQKFFDFSDYGRSPAIYASNLIKDTFITPIHVTIIFGIIGLITVYAILVDYYLLAGFGLILKSIVDAMDGELARINESPSYSGRYLDSIFDSILNLLFILVISYKSNIPIWLGLIAYICIQLQGTLYNYYYVILRHRSVGGDTTSKIFETKPPVAFPIESQKTVNVLFRIFKFLYLPFDWLIYQFDSKAYKIRQLPNWFMTIISVYGLGFQLMLMAIMLSLGWIDFIIPFFIAYTFMIFIFVGLRKLFIK encoded by the coding sequence ATGCCAAAGATAGATAAAGAACAAAAATTCTTTGACTTTTCGGATTACGGGAGGAGTCCTGCAATATATGCTTCCAATTTAATTAAGGACACCTTTATTACGCCAATACATGTGACCATAATCTTTGGTATTATTGGTTTGATAACAGTATATGCAATTTTAGTAGACTATTACTTATTAGCTGGATTTGGTTTAATATTGAAGTCTATTGTAGATGCTATGGACGGGGAGCTAGCAAGAATAAATGAAAGTCCCTCCTACTCAGGAAGATATTTAGATTCAATTTTTGATAGTATTTTGAATCTCTTATTTATCCTAGTGATAAGCTATAAAAGTAATATCCCAATATGGCTTGGATTAATTGCGTATATATGCATTCAGCTCCAAGGAACTTTATACAATTACTATTACGTAATTTTAAGACATCGCTCTGTTGGAGGAGATACAACAAGCAAGATATTTGAAACGAAGCCACCTGTTGCTTTCCCAATTGAAAGTCAAAAAACTGTCAATGTTTTATTCAGAATCTTTAAATTCCTTTATCTCCCATTCGATTGGTTAATCTATCAGTTCGACAGCAAAGCCTATAAGATTCGTCAACTTCCAAATTGGTTTATGACTATAATTTCAGTTTATGGCTTAGGCTTTCAGTTAATGTTGATGGCAATTATGCTATCTCTGGGCTGGATTGATTTTATCATTCCTTTCTTTATCGCCTACACATTTATGATTTTTATATTCGTAGGATTAAGAAAATTATTCATAAAATAA
- a CDS encoding YihY/virulence factor BrkB family protein → MKDKILAILKLIPKSLKDLKDKNPLQLASSTAFFSLFAIPPILVILINTLGLFIKPEFLNDEIFSQISNVLGNSGTEEIKQIFRNFQELPDDLLTSILVFLFLLFIGTNLFFLVQLNINQVWDVPSKSNQKFTSHLRGRLTAIALVSIGGVIILIAILSDIVIAFIGDHLTDLIPNVKSYLVRIFSIVFSLLTFSAWFTLLFKILPNAKLPWKPAIFGGVMTSVLFKIGQIVIEQILVNSNIKGIFGASSSIVLVMLFIFYVSFIFYFVAMFIKNYSDLIDQPITTIKKSKNSNSIKKLI, encoded by the coding sequence ATGAAAGATAAGATATTAGCAATTCTGAAATTAATACCTAAATCTCTAAAGGACCTTAAAGATAAAAATCCTTTACAATTAGCCTCTTCCACTGCTTTTTTTAGTTTATTTGCTATACCTCCAATCTTAGTTATTTTAATAAATACTCTAGGACTTTTTATCAAACCAGAGTTTCTAAATGATGAAATTTTCAGTCAAATCAGTAATGTCTTAGGTAATTCAGGAACGGAAGAAATAAAGCAAATATTCAGGAATTTTCAAGAACTCCCAGATGATCTATTAACTTCCATATTGGTGTTTCTATTTTTACTATTTATAGGTACAAATTTATTTTTTCTAGTTCAATTGAATATAAACCAAGTATGGGATGTGCCTTCAAAAAGTAACCAGAAATTTACTTCTCACTTGCGTGGAAGACTTACTGCAATAGCTTTAGTTTCAATTGGAGGGGTAATCATTTTAATTGCCATACTTTCAGATATTGTAATTGCATTTATAGGAGACCATTTAACGGATCTCATACCAAATGTTAAATCCTATTTAGTTCGAATTTTTAGTATAGTATTTTCTTTACTTACTTTTTCAGCTTGGTTTACTTTATTATTTAAGATACTGCCCAATGCGAAATTACCATGGAAACCTGCAATTTTTGGGGGTGTGATGACCTCTGTATTATTTAAAATCGGACAGATTGTGATAGAGCAAATACTAGTCAATAGTAATATAAAAGGGATATTTGGCGCTTCTAGTAGCATTGTTTTGGTAATGCTCTTTATATTTTATGTATCCTTTATATTTTATTTTGTAGCAATGTTTATTAAGAATTATTCGGACTTAATTGATCAGCCAATTACGACTATTAAAAAGAGCAAAAATAGTAATTCCATCAAAAAATTAATTTAA
- the rplT gene encoding 50S ribosomal protein L20, with product MPRSVNHVASRARRKKILKYAKGYWGRKKNVWTVAKNAVEKGWLYAYRDRKQKKREFRKLWIQRINAGTREHGMSYSQFMGAVNKKGIELNRKVLADLAMNHPEAFKSVVDSVK from the coding sequence ATGCCAAGATCAGTAAATCATGTAGCTTCAAGAGCTAGAAGAAAAAAAATCCTTAAGTATGCGAAAGGCTACTGGGGTAGAAAGAAAAACGTTTGGACAGTAGCTAAAAATGCTGTTGAAAAAGGTTGGTTGTATGCCTACAGAGATAGGAAACAAAAGAAAAGAGAATTCAGAAAATTGTGGATTCAAAGAATTAATGCAGGAACCAGAGAACACGGAATGTCTTATTCTCAGTTTATGGGTGCTGTAAATAAAAAAGGAATAGAATTAAACAGAAAAGTATTAGCTGATTTAGCTATGAATCATCCGGAAGCTTTCAAAAGCGTGGTAGATTCAGTTAAATAA
- the rpmI gene encoding 50S ribosomal protein L35: MPKVKTKSGAKKRFKLTGSGKIKRKHAFKSHILTKKETKQKRRLTDMGLVHKSDMGRVKDMLNL, translated from the coding sequence ATGCCTAAAGTAAAAACAAAATCAGGCGCGAAAAAAAGGTTTAAATTGACTGGAAGCGGTAAGATTAAAAGAAAACACGCTTTTAAAAGTCATATTTTAACCAAAAAAGAAACTAAGCAGAAAAGACGCTTAACTGATATGGGACTTGTTCATAAGTCTGATATGGGTAGAGTGAAAGACATGCTTAATCTTTAA
- the infC gene encoding translation initiation factor IF-3 — translation MRKKGSYRPRGREEEPYKVNSKIRAREVRVVGENVKVDVYTIGEALRMAEEQNLDLVEISPKADPPVCKIIDYSKFKYEQKKKQKEIKAKAQKTVIKEIRFGPNTDDHDFEFKLNHAKKFLTDGAKVKAYVHFVGRTIVFKDRGELLLLRFASELEDLGKVEQMPKLEGKRMTLFITPKQGK, via the coding sequence ATGCGAAAAAAAGGCAGCTACAGACCTAGAGGTAGGGAGGAAGAACCCTACAAGGTTAATAGTAAAATAAGAGCTAGAGAGGTTCGTGTAGTTGGTGAAAATGTAAAAGTTGACGTCTATACCATTGGTGAGGCCCTCAGAATGGCTGAAGAGCAAAACCTAGATTTGGTTGAGATTTCTCCAAAAGCTGATCCGCCTGTTTGTAAAATTATTGATTATTCAAAATTTAAATACGAGCAGAAGAAAAAGCAAAAGGAGATAAAAGCCAAAGCACAAAAAACTGTTATTAAGGAAATAAGGTTTGGTCCGAATACCGATGATCATGATTTTGAATTTAAACTGAATCATGCTAAGAAATTCTTAACAGATGGTGCAAAAGTGAAAGCTTACGTTCATTTCGTAGGAAGGACAATTGTTTTTAAGGATAGAGGAGAACTTTTATTGTTGCGTTTTGCTTCTGAATTAGAAGATTTAGGGAAAGTTGAACAGATGCCTAAATTGGAAGGTAAAAGAATGACACTTTTCATTACTCCTAAACAAGGTAAATAA
- the thrS gene encoding threonine--tRNA ligase has product MSNKIKITLPDGSIKEFDKGVTGHDIAMSISEGLARNVLSTKVNGQVWDSTRPINEDAHIQLLTWNDPEGQNTFWHSSAHLLAEALEELYPGIKFGIGPPIANGFYYDVDFGDQELQGEELEKIEQKMLELARQKNEFQRSEVSKKDALDYYQKKGDEYKLELIDGLNDGEITFYQQGNFTDLCRGPHIPHTGYIKAVKLLNIAGAYWRGDEKRKQLTRIYGITFPKQKELKEYLELLEEAKKRDHRKLGKEMELFAFSEKVGLGLPLWLPKGTMLRDRLENFLKKAQVKAGYQPVITPHIGNKELYITSGHYEKYGKDSFQPIAAPSDDDSKSDEEYLLKPMNCPHHCEIYKTKPRSYKDLPLRLAEFGTVYRYEQSGELHGLTRVRSFTQDDAHIFCRPDQVKEEFIKVIDLVLFVFNSLGFEDFVTQVSLRDPENKEKYIGSDELWDKAEKSIIEAAEEKGLKTVIELGEAAFYGPKLDFMVKDALGRSWQLGTIQVDYTLPERFKLEYVGADNSKHRPVMIHRAPFGSMERFVAVLIEHCAGNFPLWLSPEQVAVLPISEKYADFANQVYSELEANDITGFIDHRDEKIGRKIRDAEIKKIPYMLIVGEQEQAEGKVSIRKHGEGDVGSMSLEDFKSFFNQKVIDSIENK; this is encoded by the coding sequence ATGAGTAATAAAATAAAGATTACTTTGCCTGATGGCAGTATAAAAGAATTTGACAAGGGCGTAACGGGTCATGATATCGCCATGAGTATCAGTGAAGGCTTAGCTCGAAATGTTTTATCGACAAAAGTTAACGGGCAAGTTTGGGATTCAACAAGACCGATAAATGAAGATGCTCATATTCAATTACTGACTTGGAACGATCCAGAAGGACAAAATACATTCTGGCATTCTTCTGCCCATTTGTTAGCAGAAGCTTTAGAAGAGTTATATCCTGGCATAAAATTCGGAATAGGACCTCCCATCGCCAATGGTTTTTATTATGATGTAGATTTTGGAGATCAAGAGCTACAAGGAGAGGAACTAGAGAAAATTGAGCAAAAAATGCTTGAATTAGCTCGTCAAAAAAATGAATTTCAGAGATCTGAGGTTTCAAAAAAGGATGCTCTTGATTATTATCAGAAAAAAGGAGATGAATATAAATTAGAGTTGATTGATGGCTTGAATGATGGAGAAATCACCTTCTATCAACAAGGAAACTTCACCGATTTATGTAGAGGGCCACATATCCCACATACTGGCTACATCAAAGCAGTAAAGCTATTAAATATTGCAGGTGCTTATTGGAGAGGAGATGAAAAGCGTAAGCAGTTAACTAGGATATATGGAATTACTTTCCCTAAGCAAAAAGAGTTAAAAGAATATTTAGAGCTTTTAGAAGAAGCTAAAAAACGTGATCATAGAAAGCTTGGTAAGGAAATGGAGTTGTTTGCCTTTTCTGAAAAAGTGGGCTTAGGATTGCCATTATGGCTACCTAAAGGCACTATGTTGAGAGATCGTTTGGAGAATTTCTTAAAGAAAGCACAGGTAAAAGCAGGTTATCAACCCGTTATTACTCCACATATTGGTAATAAAGAATTATATATCACTTCGGGTCATTACGAAAAATATGGAAAAGATTCTTTTCAACCTATAGCAGCACCATCTGATGATGATTCGAAGAGTGATGAGGAATATTTGCTAAAGCCAATGAATTGCCCTCACCATTGTGAAATCTATAAAACCAAACCAAGAAGTTATAAGGATCTTCCTTTACGCTTGGCTGAATTTGGAACAGTCTATAGATATGAGCAAAGCGGTGAATTACATGGTTTAACCAGAGTTAGAAGTTTCACTCAAGATGATGCACATATCTTTTGTCGCCCAGATCAGGTAAAAGAGGAGTTTATTAAAGTAATTGACCTAGTATTATTTGTTTTTAATTCTTTAGGTTTTGAAGATTTTGTAACCCAAGTATCTTTAAGAGACCCAGAAAATAAAGAGAAGTACATCGGCTCAGATGAATTATGGGACAAGGCAGAAAAATCAATTATTGAAGCAGCCGAAGAAAAAGGCTTGAAAACAGTTATTGAATTGGGAGAAGCAGCTTTCTACGGTCCAAAGCTTGATTTTATGGTGAAAGATGCCTTAGGAAGAAGCTGGCAATTAGGAACTATCCAAGTTGATTATACACTTCCAGAACGATTTAAGTTGGAATACGTTGGAGCTGACAACAGCAAGCACAGACCAGTTATGATCCATAGAGCTCCATTTGGAAGTATGGAACGTTTCGTAGCTGTTTTAATTGAGCATTGCGCTGGTAATTTCCCATTGTGGTTATCTCCGGAGCAAGTGGCAGTTTTACCTATTTCAGAAAAATATGCTGATTTTGCCAATCAAGTTTATAGCGAACTTGAAGCTAATGATATAACAGGCTTTATTGATCATAGAGATGAAAAAATTGGAAGGAAAATACGTGACGCTGAGATCAAAAAAATCCCTTATATGTTAATAGTTGGGGAACAGGAACAGGCAGAAGGTAAAGTTTCGATTAGAAAACATGGAGAAGGAGATGTTGGAAGCATGAGTTTGGAGGATTTCAAATCATTTTTCAATCAAAAAGTAATAGATAGTATAGAAAATAAATGA